The Silene latifolia isolate original U9 population chromosome X, ASM4854445v1, whole genome shotgun sequence genome contains the following window.
tataaagtgatattgagttaatgaactctcttaaaggaatgtcaatcaccaagtacacttacaaaatctaaaacaattagtcaaactaTGAGATAgctctccttatacttcaaaaatcattatttgagTCTCATATGCTAtatttgaatctctagtgtatttattctaaagatagagtgggagaaaaatgaggacacaacacacaacactaatttgtgtacttgtgtaaatgagatctacgcaagggagaatgatttgtataaagatatatctatttatatagtatacccaatagatgagatctatggtctcgaataaatctacatgacaaaagagatcaagtgaagtaatcaaaagaaagttttggaataagaatgacaacacgaggagaccaaaagaaagttttggaataagaatgactaatataaagtcttaacaagagttttttgactagtttatgatatattttgaccaatagtttcaatattgatatttacttaagagcctaaatgaatcaaagcaacatcctagaaaataaacgagatttatgactagaggttgcaaggattgatataccgatattctcaatagctaagttaagtattaaccacgcaaaagtcattacttaacctcattatgaaaatgaattggttaaacctccttccgaaaagggtattttgaaggacgtgtattagatattattcatatttaaataatgacattgctacgcatcattatgatatgaatgagttagagattaaaatctttttccataaggttaagatgagaccacttcaaaattggTATtatgaaaggatatgatgggaacatatatggttttatctcaataacttaacaaagcaataaatttcaattcttgaaatgtctcaattgagtagtcaattgcgaatcatgtggaattaagtgggagttggaaattatcgtgtgaagacatggaatttagtgagagcaatcatcttataaaaaatttataactcactactcattgagaatgacgagctaataccttcttttataaaggagtatttgagttttcaattctagatgaaaatggactatgatgaatccaatcacatcatgagatgttggataagtattgagacatacacatcgaatcaacgagaaacgtaggttattcatgtaaatgaaaatggaattgccattagcagtcatggtcgttccttgaacctaagaatggttgatctcatgattattagttactaatgtttccgccattagaataatcatgcacatgtccaataatgattCATATGCATAAAAGCATGATGAATCGTTGGCgagccatacaagaaacgtcatgtattctcgaggagaatttgatgagcgatttcagtgtttgacaagaagactctgttgtgtgtcaagaggttgcacatattgcagttcgaacacatgtaaggatttatgaaaatcctaaggttttcaagctaaaaggagaaataggaagtttggaaagatacttagttgaataagaagttactcaaaactaatttttcctaatatgctaggacttgtgagaagtgctaggctaatcttcttgacaaattgttgcaagactctgcaaaacatttacctagtgcattatgagtggatggagtacttgatcagtacaaggaagttctttcaagataaagagccgaaaccgaggttgggaacctagatgtgtacttggtaaggttcatgctatgatagataacatgaacgtaaaggaaaatgcgattaaaagaagtttgaacacatggacacatgatatgttaaacttctattgcaatcaacaagtgtttacacatttacaatatgcatcacaaggttgtaatacggtattgactacccaagtgtgatgtcgacatttgtcgtttgtgttattattaactcaacttatactttgttatatccaaacgggttttAGAGacagttgaaccccgttaaagtgaacacggattagcattgtattcgcccatagttacttacatgaagtgacgtctcgaagtgactagaatgtgatgcgattgatggcaagttcaagtgccatagagtcatatgagaatgactagtcgatcacatagccagactgttaggaacactttgtcgggccttatgaccgcttatagagttctgacaaatttatatagcctggtcgtggcgagagctactatagtattctaatgagtcgattcttttgactaaagactgttcacctaagatggcacagtttcagattaactttgatttgtgttactacgaccttcgtaaatggggtcaaatgggcatattttgggttatgatggttgtggctagtcgaagggaatgagtgcgataggaattgtccacccctagtcagggttataacaatatctcagggccactcgaggagtaatgaactggaaatgtgtggccacgctcggaagatatctatggtagataaatccggtcaatcagttattcttcagatcgaggaaaccactctcgatatgatcacttgcaagtacgacctgaaagacaccttacattgagtgagagatagtaacaggacaagagaattggtgacgcacacttgtcgaggacaagtgggagattgttggattatgtgtcctccgacaataatgcgatcacaactgttgatcatgatgatcacatgtttaagtctcattttaaagaatacaattgggaagtaatattttactgtcaactggtccacacatatcggtaatgattggctgactagagtttgacattaccaaattgacggtggtgatcgattgatccccttaggtcatacctaaagggtaacactcttaattgatcatttaattgatcgtatgacgatacgggttaattaaattacttaaaattgacggacgattttggaagtaatatttacgtgtctcattgaaatttgattaaatgagatacggtctaagtaatcgaattgctttaattatttagatgaaattattgtttaaggaaacaattgcatttgaatgaacaaattattataaatacaagatgttgtgatttatatttggtaaaatattttggtacaagtaattatgaattactaagtcgattttgtatatgacgtatttttattaatgcattgatttttaatatgttaaaaatacataacaattttatgtgacatgtgacaaattgacaaattgacaaaaataaaatggagtccattttatctatatgtaccgaaattaaggggagtattagaaatatattgtgttgattatgttagtggtaaacataatcatttccttctaaacctagccatgcaaccctacttaatcttgtgaagactaccttgtgcatgcattggtcccttcctCCCCATGCCACCCGGTTTTTCAAAGAGGAGAATACAAtggtttttctccttatttttacctattatacactaccaaaagaagctagtgtattattcattcattcatctaaaattaaaattttagaGATATAaaaatcttccttctcctccctctctcttaaccgaaataatagagagaccaaataatattttggatcaatttttatacaaaattaatattgttctagtaataatagtattaattttattaagttgttactttgggtataaaaccttgggagagattctctacttgaatccttggtCATCCActaaaggaagctcaagaacaagtgagtaggagaactcacgtgtgcccatataaaccgaaatcctcaatgtaagaatgaagatttcttccttattttacttatattttgcatgcataagatcaccttttaattttatggctaaattaaaaataaaacatatatgaatatgttgtgtaAAGAGATCAAGATTTCTAATAGACTCTCCTTCCACTATGCTTCCTTTCATGGCCCATTTCCCTAACAACTTATTAAGTGGGTTTCACCGATTATATAGATATTAGCCCAAACAGTATCCAACATATATGATATGGCTACATATAATCAGTCACACATGACACACCTAATAGAAATTTGGTGGAAAATTATTATATGTTGAATCTAAGAAGATGAAAAGTACCTGAATAACAAGGGAGCCAACATCTTATTTACAACATCTTATTTACCTATCGTCTGTTACTCCGTACCTCCCATACTGATACAGAGATACTTGATCATGAAATAATAATGTGGTGCAGGTCGTGGATGTACGGTAACAGGTACGTACAGCACAAGCTGTGATTTCAAAAACATTCGCAATGCGTCAAATGTTCACTTAGATCTGAAGTGCGTTCACTGTCCTATTCTAATCCGTCTTTTATAATCAACTTTGTATTAACTACACAAAACCAATACGCCATTTGCAAATAGTAAAATACAAGATGACTAGAGGGAAATACAAACAattttgggatattctctcgtgtacctctgaactttttcgttttctaacaTATACTCctctttttttgcaaaaaaactttgaccctCAAAAACTTTGGCTATAAGTTCGAAAATTaataaacgttttttttttttcaatttgacCGTGTTTAAGAGGTCTTTagtttgaaaaagaattcaccGATGTCCCAACTCGTTATCgagaattatggtcggtcaaagtttattcgttaaaaaagcgttgaccaaccataactactgGCTAcgtgttcaaaaagcggtgatttttttttttcaaattcaaggctttgacgagataattggtttgaaaaaaaaaattaccgttttaTGAACTCGTAACAGACCTCGGTCATAGTTTATTTGTGAAAAAACGAGGGATACACTTTATAAAACGAAAAAGTTTCAGGTACACGAGAGAATACCCCCAACAGTTTTCTAGAGCATTATATCACAGGAAAAACACGGGGATGAATCCGACATTTGCACATGCACCGGTGTCTAATACTTATAATCGAAGGTAAGTAACATAGATGATATGAGTCTATATATAGTCCACACATGACACACCTAATATAAATTTGGCGGAAAATTATTATGTTGAATCTAAAACGAGGAAAAGTACCTGAATAACAAGGGAGCCAACACCACCAGCACCACCAAGAACGAGTATGGACATCCCAGCAGAGAAACCGGCTTTCTCGAGACCTTCATAGGCGGTCTCAATTGCTAGAGGGAGTCCAGCAGCCTGTGCAAAGTCCAAACTTTTGGGTTTTACAGCCAGTAATTTTTCCTCCACTGCTGTATACTCTGCCAATGACCCGAATTGCTTTGGCTCATCTAAAGCTTTCTCATTGATGTCTCCATAAACTTCATCTCCTACATTGAATTCTTTCACGTCACTTCCTACTTTTACTACTACACCGGCAACATCATAGCCTGGGACAGTCTGCACTAAAACGGAGTTTTGTCTAAGATGCAAAGTCCATTAAGTTAAACATAATGAATGAGACATCCAAACAGAAAAGAGAGAGGGAAAGTGAAATTACAGGGAGAGGAGAGTCAGAGGCCTTAAACTTGCCAAGCCTTCTCTTAAAATCAACAGGATTAAGGGCAGCAGCAACAACCTTAACCAAGACTTGATCAGGTTTCAAGTCAGGGACAGTAACATTGTCCTCTAATTTAAGAACATCAACACTTCCATATTCCTGATATACCCATGCCTTCATTTCCTTGGGTATGCTCGATGCTGTTATAGATGCTGGGGCAGTTTGGGCCATTGCTGATATTCTAACACAATGCGTGTATTTTCGAGTGCCCTTTTTGTAGCATATGGTTTTAGTCGTAAACTTTGAGGAAGTTTTGGAGACGGTTGAGAGGGAGGAGAAAGAGAGTGAAGGAGTGTTTGGTGAGGATGAGGTGTTGTGGAAGAGAGTGATGGAAGGTGTGGTGCTGATTACAGTTTCCATCTCTCAACTTATCTCTTGTACTCTGGAAGTGTGGAagtgaatttattttattttgaagttgATTGAAATCGTTGCAGTTCACTGGTCTATGTTGTCTAACAGGCGCTAGTTGTGTCACACTTGTGTGGCCCTTGTGGAATTTAATCAGCTTCATGATTGTTCCTCTAAAACTCATGGCAATTAGAATGGTGGTTAACATCAAAATATTACGGGCTACTTATATTTGTGGACGATATGTCTTCGCTTGTTATTTCAGTCACTTTTATATTCTAATAAATATACTCGTTATTTCTGTAGCTTCTATATTCCTCAACGCTCATTTCCTCCTCATCCGCTTTAAACTAGTCAAACTCTGCCCTTAAAACGCTCCTTATATGCTTTTCTAAAACTCGCCCAGCCAAATAGTTAACCACCTCATGACCATACTCCTAAGTCCTCAGCATCTATCTATATAAAAGTATAATAGATGAAACACTAGACACATGATAGTTTCACATTCACTCTCAATATTGATTTTTCCGCCTAATATTCCAAGCTTGGGCATCATTTGAGCCCACTTCCATTTACACGGCTAACAAGAGCCCATTTAATATTCATTTTCCAATCCAGTCAACCATAATAAAGAAATATTAGAATAATcggtaataataaataaataatatacacTAAATATATACAAAATCTTCTTATAATCCCTGCAAGTTGTGAATGcttttccatttccatttccgcCAACTATAGAATCTGCCTCTAATCTTTATAGTGAAAGGGTGTTTGGTAAACGACATATTGGCCGATTTTAAGCATATCTAAGGGTTTTAACaagtttgaccaatcaatatgctaattttactgtttggtaaacaacatattgaaacaacatatttggggtcaatatgttgttttacaatatgctccttacccagcatattggttagcatattctaaaataggaaattttactccattttacaaagagaactaacaatctactaatcgtaatctgtcaattaccaaacactcaaattaattctgctaattataatatgctagtcaaaccttctgatatAAGCTGTCATTTATAATCTATTTTTCAAATATATTTATACTGAAATTAATCTGTTGTTTATCAAACAGGGCCTCAATCAAAACactgcaaaagaaaaaaaaaatgaaaactaacCTTTGATCAATCAATAAATTAATAACATAAAATTATTTTCTAATCATGTATAAACAATCTTTGTTATCAAGCAAACACTACCAAAAAAACATAAACAACAACTAATCTTTGTCAAAGCAATCAATTAACTATAAGTTACCTTTTCATCGCAAAGTTAACTATTTTATGGACACCAATCTATAATCTTTGTGATTATTAAacactgcaaaaaaaaaaaagggcaaATAATCTTCGattaatcaactaattaaatataaattatcTTTTCATCACTGTGGTGTAGAATAGGTATGTTTTAGGCGTGAAATTTATAGTCTGAAATTATGCAGCGGAATTAAAAGAAAACAGATTGTAAAACTCGAACAAATTAATGGAATTAACGGACTGATTGTATGAATTAGTCGTGTAAACTGGAACAAACGAAAAAAAATATAGGGATAGTATTGATGTGAATCTTGCTCTCCGCCTCGCATGTTACGAACTTGAAACAATCAGATCTGCCTCGGAAGGAGACGAATTGCTAATCTCGCAAGAATAAcaaaaataaatcacaaattgtaaaCTTTTTATTAAAAACCGGTAATCCGGAAATAATAGTTACAAGGTCTTATTTATACTTCTCTCAAACCTAAACATATTTGGGCAACAAGCAAACTGATTTCCTTAGCTAATTAGGAaataacaataaaacaataaactaaTGCTGTAAATAGGAAATAACATATTATTCCTAATATTTATTCGAAAGTAAAATAAccatattaaatataaataaagtcAGCTATACGGTTTTGGAAATCGTATTCCCAGCAGCTACTTCATTTCGCGCCCCTTTTCGTTGCCAAGCCATGTTGTCTTCGTTAGTCTTCCTCATCCTAAGCTAACCTGACCACTAATGCGAGCCTCATTTTAGACCTTCTTGGATGAGCGGAATGTCTCAAGTAAGTAAGACCTTATTTGCTTGTTTCTTCGACTCTactcctgcatcattctctcctttttttttaaaaaaacttgCCCTCAAATTCCTGCCACCGGGATTAAAAACGAACCACAAATATTTAACCATGATTATGATGACGACCTTATGTAGTGTCCCTTCTACCTCCTCCATAGCAGCAATCTTCTAGCGGCATTCACGATCTTCGAACCATCTGTGATTGTGCCTTCCACCCCACCTCCCACCTAGCACAAGTCTAGAGAAACCAAAATACTACTTGCCTGTACTTGCAAGTTCCCCGTAAGCAACCACATGTACCGATAGAAAAACCAGCAGCCCTGATATTCTTCAACATAGAGCTTCTAGTCAATTGCTTTATCAAGTGGTGAACAATAAATTTCCTCGTCTCCAAAATTTGAGCAATCACCAAATTGTTGGAATCTCGTACCATCTGATTAACTCAGAGTTTCCTTAGTATTATCCACGATCAACCCCTCTTCTAACACTTCCTTCACTCCGTCCTCTGTTTGTTCGCCCTCATCACGATcactatcatcaacaacctcagtTGGATCGGCTTGGAGATGCAAATTTGGAACCACCGCTTCTGGCTGGTCTGTTTGGACATCGTCACTCTCGGGTTCGACTTCATAAGTAACAAATTCGTCTTCCTCTTTATCACCTTGAATTTTACAGTCTATTGGACTGTTTGGTAGCACGAAACAAGGCAACATCCCACACAATGCTTGCAATGTAAGAGCTCTCCTTTGTGGGTATTCACTAGCTATGTGCCCATAGCCTTGGCACTTAAAACACCGTTGCAAACTAGCACTCTTAGTCTCCACGATGACACTCTTCCTCTTGTCCTTAGGCTCCTCTTTTCGTTACTCACTCGGACTCAAAGCAGGACTAGTATTCCCGAACACAAAATATGACTCCTTAGTGCAATCTCTATTTCTTTATGCTTTCTTAcccttgtcatgtttctcaaATTTCAAAGCTAATCGGAACACATCATTGAACCCGTCAAAATTCTGGATTTCGACTTGTCATGATAGTGATGGGTTGAGTCCTCGAATAAACCTAGCCATCCTCAACTCTTCTTTCTCCTCTAAATCACAAACGATGCTCAACTTCACGAACTCTTTGACATAGTAAATCACGGCCAGATCTTCTTGCGACAAATATTGTAGCCTTAGGTAGTTTTCTTGTTCATAATCTAGTGGCAAAAACCGTTTCATTATATGCTTTTTGAACTTATCCAAGACTGGATCTTTGGTTTTCCTTCTTTCCTTCTTTACCTTTTCATATTTTTGTACCACAAGGAAGCATACCTGGTAAGTTTCAGAATTGCAACCTTAAATTGCTTCTTTTCATCGTATTTCTTGTACTCGAAAATTTTCTCGGCTTGTCTTACCCAATCCATAAAATTTTCTAGATCCATCTCGCCGTCAAAGTCAGGAATATCGAGCTTTAATCCCcgatcatcatcgttcttatTCTTCTTGTTTCCTTTAGAACGGTCTTCCTCTGATTCGCCTTCTATATTGTTGGACGCTTCACCTCCGTCTTCCTTCTTCTGCTTCTTAGTCAAGGTAAAGAGTTAAGAACGACTAACACCAAGGGGGGGGgggaattaggtgtaccttttaaaaattttctcctTGACTTGGTTAATTGATAATACAAGTAAGAGCTAtaaagtacaagacttgagaaactcaATTGATTGTGAGTTCACAAATAGGTACAGCAGGTCTATATCACAGTATGAGTGATTGTGACACAGAATTGGGAGCAAGATTAACAATAAATAAGCAAAGGTAaatgaacgtaaaagtaaatgaacaaacaagacgatgtttaaaaaattggtCCAGCCTCTACACCGACGCCTaagtccaaccgttattttattgcgtagaaatttactcaaacaactaaacccctttacaatgaaaataactcgccaaccaaCCCCGGTTGCAACTCAAACTTAAacctactccgcttcaagagtttataagTTCTATCTCAGAGGTTTACAGAGTCAtaatctcagtggttcacttaagaacatagAAATTACAATTAAGacttaaacacgagaatcatggaacaaactcattatgtcacagtgtgtggacatagccacccgCGTCGCGCACACCCGCacattggtttcgaggcggcgacacttctcccataGAACTCCGGCGCGAGGCTAAAGTACGTCATGGGGCATTACCGATttgtaaggcattgaaaccggtgaaaggttgacaagcctgcatttgtggagtagccaccaatttttatgcaaaattagaaccgttcgaatacctcgtgccatgtcaagatacaaagtagtgacatgaacactaagaaattcattacccttagcattctatgtctagaatgactctcgcgatgctaatgaacacgggtgttcacaaagttcttgagtaaggggtaagggtacgtattaggaagctcgtttatttgaacacctaatttcgcccgcctcgatagcaacctctactaatgatcagggaagttatttttactcgatatgttgtcaattgtatgcatgctatgaaacatccaacgttttaaacctagcatgtgagattagactaagtcggcgaacaaataatttagcagacaattgggtcgaagttagaATATGTAGATTGATTACATGTTAAAAAGccagataaataaatcatacaagataacatgaaatattacaaattacaaagaaataaattacaagtgacaaACGATCTACGTCATAAACACGCCAAAAGATTTTAtgaaagaaataaggaaattaaaagaaatagaaaataacataaattaggaaaataaaaataaagaaataaaaataaaatagaaaatatggaaaatattaATTATGTAAAATATGTCGAATCATggcgataataagaataatagttgattaaaatcctaattagaaaagcTGCGTCAAAAcaagaagagttcagaggcagaagccatcTGAGAACAGACGCAGCATAAACTACGTCCTcttgaagaggcgcatcagtaTATGCGACTGTTCTCGAGTTGGATTATGACTGTGAAAGTCGGACTCGTTGATTAGTTATTGTTCATTGGTTGATTTACATTGATTATTGATGTAAGAatcgagtagaagtgatttagtCAGATTTATGTGCATCTAAAATTGTCATAAAGGGAGAAAAGGGAATCGAAACGAGATAAAACAATGGTTATTTAAGATGTCAGATTTTACGAAGATCGAATTAAAACAGGAGTTGGGAAACAAAGGATTGAGAGTGAACTGGAAACAATATACAAAAGACGGATTCAAAAGACTTTATATGGAAGAAATCGAGCCTTTAAAATCCGGGTTttgaattaatgacgaaaacccgcagatattgattataagggatttaggtaaAAAAGGATTAGAAAAGGTTTGAAAAAACTAAGTAATGAAAACAATTTgttgaaataagaagaaaagaagacGAAAAAAAGAACGAATGAATGAAAGGGACAAAAGTgcagaaacccgaggaagaagaagaagaagtgcagcaactGATGGCAGTCCCTGGGAGAGGCACAGCAGATGCTGCAATCCTACCGGAAGGCACATCAGTTTATGCGAACCTTCTCCACGCCAGATCTCTGTTTTTTCGTAAAAAAGCTTTTAAAAGatgattttaaaagacggttttggCATGTTTATAATTTAAAAACGtacataataattattataaaaatAAGTAAGATAAAGGATGAGTTTACACCCTcagtcatttgtgactttacaacaactacaagtcgacttaatttttCCTATTAAACTACAGGAATGATAAAATAATTCCTAGGAaaaacttacgtctcggagccgagtcggttaagactttacaacacctacaagtcgacttgggttttccctatttcAACTACaagcaaggtctaacaaggcttgagttggtttatatcttacaagccttgttgaatagataagagatgggtaaaaaatgcaaggtttcatagtctagcatttcatcaaacataacatgtgcataagttgaagaacaataagcaaacATTCATATAAACACATTAAGCATAAATTTACCCCATggttaactcccctaatcccccactaatcctagttaagtaactactcactcattatcatggaaaacatgtcatcaatggtgtcaatcatcacaacaagtataaacatgataaaagagtgaagaaataagcaataaaaatgaagagtaaagagattataccaaacttaagatgatcaatgggaaaggaaagaataatagaagaaaacttgattgattgatgaagagttgccaattctctaataataacccaataatcttcaattatccaataataataaagcttgaacaaaccaagtggtgttagtccactagtagctgggttaaaccttgaagcttgcagaaatgcaggagttgagaggtctcgggttcgactaccagctggggcgatgatcacttgaccACTGCAGCcaccgaagggggtggcttacatggtccatgtggtggtgcgggaatgcatgggcccgggggggactcaaccccctcatcatcaaaaaaaaaaaaaagaaataaaaaaaaaataaaaaataaagctTGAACATTAATTAAGggaagattaatgtggaatgagtgagattaatctattctaatctaatcctaatctaatctaagagagatatttaatctaagaaaacttgGTCTTTTGGTTATTACAAATGGAATATATATAgcggtacatcattaggttaagcaagggtagattagtaaataacaatgctaagtgttgagtagagctttgcaagtcctgagggaaatgcgcggatcctAGGTCTGGGATGCTCATTCTGAGCTCGGGATGCGCGGA
Protein-coding sequences here:
- the LOC141623738 gene encoding 2-methylene-furan-3-one reductase produces the protein METVISTTPSITLFHNTSSSPNTPSLSFSSLSTVSKTSSKFTTKTICYKKGTRKYTHCVRISAMAQTAPASITASSIPKEMKAWVYQEYGSVDVLKLEDNVTVPDLKPDQVLVKVVAAALNPVDFKRRLGKFKASDSPLPTVPGYDVAGVVVKVGSDVKEFNVGDEVYGDINEKALDEPKQFGSLAEYTAVEEKLLAVKPKSLDFAQAAGLPLAIETAYEGLEKAGFSAGMSILVLGGAGGVGSLVIQLAKQVFSASKVAATASTGKQEFLKSIGTDLAIDYTTEKFEELREKFDVVYDAVGEGEKAVKAVKEGGSVVVLTGAVTPPGFRFVVTSNGQVLKKLNPFLENGLVKPVLDPKGPFPFNKVDQAFTYLESNRATGKVVIYPIP